The genome window TTCTGGGACATGGTGTAGATCTTTACCAGAGAGGCTGTGTTGGGTGTCTTTGGTTTTTAGGGAGTGACCTTAAAATCTTCGATGTGAGTGCTCAGTCCTTCTGGACAGACAAGGGGCACCAGGTGTGTAGAAACATATGCAGTGAGGGTGGCACCAGCCCTTCGGAAACTTTCTTGCAGATATTCTCTGCTCTTGTTTACTTCACACCTATATTTAGTACTTTCGCCTTtataatttagagagagagagagtgcgtgcctgcatgtgtgcgcatgtggtggggaggggcaaaaggagagaaaaagagaatctcaagcaggctccacacccagcatggagccagatacaggttcgatctcacaacactgagatcataacctgagccaaatcacaagtcagatgcttaacaaagtgagccacacaggtgccccagcactttttccttttttgcttcagACTCagaaaattgtatattttaagctttttctattaaaatatgtagatttgataggtttttttttttttttttttgagatacattttgtttgagagagcaagagagagcatgagcagggggtgggacagaggaagaagaagaagtagactctgcactgagtggaagcccatcacagggctccatcctaggaccctgagatcattacctgagccgaaagcaagagccAGGCgcccaaccaagtgagccatccaggtatccctaGATTTGCTAGGCTCTTAAGTCAAGGAAGAAAAACTGTTagtattctttataataaaatttgagtCTAAATATCCAGGAGTAGGTGGGATGTGGCCCCATTATTAACACCAGTTTGAGAGAATGTTGTATGCTATGAACAACGTTATAAAGACCATGTGAAGAAATGAGAAGTCATTATAAGCAAGAGAGCATACAGTGTCTATAGCTAGTAACTGTACACACAAGGTCTGCATGGTGTTAGGGAAGCATGTTATTGGCTTTGTAGTAGGTTTTTAACGTGGAACCTGATAGcatgcttttaaaatgtatactcttGACAAAAAGTTCAAGAGTAGCTAAGATGAAGTAAGTAAGGAGTTTTTCCTACCGGCTGTCATCTTATAAAGTGATGGTAATTAGAATAGTGCTTTgggcaaaggaagagacagaCCAGTGGGACAGAACAGAACCTGGAGCCAGATTTCATGTACTgaaatcagagacagagaagagtcTGCATTGTGGATTGTAATTGACGCTGACACAATTGGACTGAAAAATCGAAATTggaaagttatatatttataccCACAAAGCAATTCCGCGaattcagaagttttttttttaattggtcagGCCACACCCCACTGccttttaaaagtcattttattttacttttttaagatttattttattatttttgacagacatcacaaaaggtaaagaggcaggcagagagagagggggaagcagcctccccgctgagcagagagccaaaggcagagactttaacccactgagccaccaaggtgccctcagaattttttttttaattttaaagattttatttatttgagagagagagcatgagtgggagggatgggtagagggagaagcaggctgcctgtgtggggctcgatcccaggaccctgggatcatgacctaggctgaaggtaggtgcttaacccaggtacccctagattgtaatttttaaagaagatggcAGTAGAAGCACAGAGCTCCCATACCCTGCTGGAAGGAGTGTACATTTAATTAGGTCCTTTGGATATAATTTAGTGTGTCTGAAAAAACCTGACCATGTATGCTGGGAGACAGGTACAAGAACGTTCCCGGCACTGGGTTACGTAGGAAAACAGGAGCCATGGGCATTGACAGAAGAATGGACACATTTGTTGTGTATTCATCCAGTATATGAGTATCATAATGTGGAGGAATCTCAGAAATAATGTGGAGGAAGAAAGGTCACTGAAAAATGCAGTATGATTCCAATTATTTGAGGTTTTGAGCACTAAAGACAAAGTCTGTTTGGACAAAAGTAAGTTTTGGTTTCCACCATGATATGCCTGAGGAGTGGCGTCTTTCTGCATGTGGTGCTGATTTGGTAGCCGCAGGTTTCCTCTTTATGAAGTCAGTTGTCATGAATGTGACCAGGATGCATGTTATATACCCGAGACGTGACTACAGTATGATGATGGAAGCTTCCAATCCTTTTAGTTCCGTGACAGACGCTGTACCTATGGGCTTTCCTGCATAGCTCACAGAATGCGCACAATAAACCTGTGAATTTGTGTATAGAAAGAGATGTGAATATTTTCAGTTGGATTTTTGAGCTGACTCAGCAATTTTTCTTACAGACCAGAGTGAGCTCTGAGCAGGAACATTTCCTCATTGTTCCCTTTGGACTTCTCTATAGTGAAGTGACTGCATCCAGTTTGGTAAGAATATCCTTTTCCTCTTGGGTGTCATGTGTGTCTAGGTCATAGTtgataattaaatacattttaatccCATGAGACATAAAATCCAAGAAAGAGGACAAAGTTTGTGTTTTGTGTgataaactcagaaaaaaaaagctttagaatTAGTTATAAACACTTTAAACTTTGGCTGAAATAATTTCTAGGAAGGGTCATTTGAAATCCTCTTgacatcttaaattttttttgcttattttcaggTTAAAGTCAATATACAAGGAGAGATAGTAGATCGTGGAAGTACTAACCTAGGAGTAAACCAGGCTGGCTTTGTGTTACACTCTGCCATCTACGCTGCGCGACCAGACGTCAAGTGCGTGGTGCATATCCACACGCCGGCAGGGGCTGCGGTGAGTGTGCTGCTCCCCGAGCGAATCGGAGTGAAAGCTGTGGAGCGGGGGGCGCTTCACGTGTCCTCATGGTTGTGCTCTCTTGAGGCAACAAGTCAATAAGCCTGGTTTTGTGGAGTAGAAAAAGTCTTTGACTAAGTTtactttcttaaaagaattttttttccttttaaggggTCTATACACTCTCTAATTTTGGAAAACCTGTGTGAATCTGAAAGTGTCCATTAGACTTAACAGAAACTTGGAGTGTGTTGGGGGTGAGGTCAGACTTCAGTGTGGGGAAGACCgctgggagctgcagagggagggcCGTAAGCAGACTCCTTGTCTGTGAAGAGGGTTTGTGGGGGGTGCCAGACAGGCTGCAGGGGGAGGATGCGGTGGTCTCCGGGAAGTGCTACGGGGATGCAGGAGGCCTGGACCTGCTCATGGTCCCTGGGGTGCCGTATAGGGGTGGCAGACGTGAGAAGGGGATGGTTGAGGCCTGGAAGCCTCTAGGCCAGGGCTGGATCATGataggaaggagaggaggaacgGCTGTGACAAGAGGAAGGCACAGACCTTGTAAGCTGTTGGGAGACCTGGCCTCTGAGCCCGGAGCTTCCCCAGAGCCCACCTCAGCACAGTCAACAAGCCTGGGCCCTTCTTGTGCCCACGGGCCAGACCTCCCAGCCTGAACATGCTGGTTGTTAGTATGATCATGTGACAGTGAAACGCTTTAACTCTCCAGAATTGGCTTTTTATCACCGATTGTATATTCTAATGACTTTTTGGACTTATTTTTACCACACCATAACCTCGTGGATTCAATAATGCTGAATGTTTACCTGATGTTTTAATGTCATGTGTATTGGATTGTTTCAATGAATGTTTGATCTGTCTGGCTTAGTTATTTTACTTTGAATATGTGGTTCTAGATGTCAACATAAGAGTTTTAGTAGAGCtatcattttctgaaattttttctaaaaaaaaaagcgTGCTCTTCCAGCCACAAAAAGTCCATGCATTTTAACGAACTATTAGCggtacttttaaaaacatggttATAAACAGCTtactgtataattattttttgaagattttatttattgatttgacagagagagagatcccaagtagactgagaagcaggcagaggggtgggggcgaagcaggctccccgctgagcagagagcccgattcggggcttgatcccaggaccctgggattatgacctgagccgaaggtagaggctttaacccactgagccacccaggagcccctgtataatttattttaaaacatgccaGATCACTTCACTTGGAAATTTCTTCTCCTAGGAAGGCTGATGCCGTGAGAGAGATTAAATGTGACGTTGCTACCTTTTTTTGTGGTGGCGTCTTTTAGATGAACTTGTGTGCAGTTGTTGCCCTTGTGGATACTCTTGGAATCTTTGGAGCCTGTTAGTTGAGGTAGAAATCCTTAAAAGTTAGCACATTCCAAAGTCAGTTTGGGAACATTAAGGAAATTAAGGGCTTTATGAACACTTAGGATTGTTTTATTGCAATAGAAGAGAAATTATACAGCATAATTATTCTAAACTTCAGAAATTGGCTCTTATCTACATTTCACGTTTCATTCTCCCCTACAGCCTGAGATGACAGGTGGGTCAGAACCTTTCAGCATGTCCAAACCTTCTCTTTGCAGGGTCATGGCTCACTCAGAGGGAGCCCTTGTCATACTTTGCAGTAGGGCCGGGCTCATCTTGTGAGGAAGCCTGAGCTCATATAGCATTATGATCAGTGTGGGAGAAGTCCAGAAAGACGTGGAATTTCTTTTGAGGCTCTCCCAGCATTGTGATGCCTTTGATTTTTAAGTGTCCATCTGTAGTAAGCCCCAGAAGTAAAGTTCATCTTAAATTCATAGGTTCATTTCTTTCtgagaagagaacaaaataaaatatgttcccctttttatttctttgaggaaaGCATTTGCCACGTCATTAAGGTGTGACTGTTGATTTGTCTTCATTCATGGTGACTGCTTGTTCTCTAGGTCTCGGCGATGAAATGTGGCCTCTTGCCAATCTCCCCGGAGGCACTTTCCCTTGGAGAAGTGGCTTACCATGATTACCATGGGATTCTGgttgaggaggaggaaaaagtatTAATTCAGAAAAATTTGGGGCCTAAAAGCAAGGTCAGTAGGCATCTAATCTGGTATTTAAATTgtgcaggaaagaagaaaaaagtcagagTAAGCTGTCTTCTTGCGTAGCTCCCTCGAGCTTTCGTGTCTCCCTACAGGTTCTTATTCTCCGGAATCACGGGCTCGTGTCAGTCGGAGGGAGTGTTGAGGAGGCCTTCTACTATATCCATAATCTGGTGGTCGCGTGTGAGATCCAGGTGGGCGGGGACCAGTTTCTGTAGGCTATGACTTATTTTGGCGTTTGCAGGGTTCTTGCAGATTTTTGATACTTAAGTATAGTAGGAATGAGTTTTTGCATAATCTCTTTGCCTGAGGTTGAGCTAGTGGATTTGGAAACTGACCAGAGCAAATGCCATTTTACCCATTTAAGTTGGTGAATGGTATTGGgcttttcatttctattgtttgttATTCAAATATAGACGTCACCATCACTTACAGAATGCTAGTGTGtgccagccccatatcaggtgcTTCATTTACATGTTATTTCGTTTGCCCCTCATGGCCCTGTTCGTGGAGGCAagtacagagagggagacacttGCCTGGGCGCCACCAAGCCAGTTGTGTTCAATCCCAAGTCTGTGCTCTCCCCACTGGAACCTTAACTTCATCTAGGCAGCACTGCAGTCCCCAGGCTCCTTCATACAGCCTTAAAAGGGGCTTTGTTTCCCCGTTTCTCCTCCAAGCATGAGGACCCAGTATCTTTGTTTTGCTAATGAAGAACTTCTGAAAATGACTTTATGTGTGGGTTATCTGTCTCTGTCCatccttcagtttttattcttACACTCTGATGGCTTGGTTTCGTCCGAGACCTACATTTCTGTTTGAGTCATCTCTTGTCGTCATCTGATCTGATCCTTTTGTCCTTGGCAAGAAACTCAAACGGTACTATTTGCTTGTTTTGGAAAAGGTTCGAACTCTGGCCAGTGCAGGAGGGCCGGACAACTTAGTCCTCCTGGATCCTGGCAAGTACAAAGCCAAATCCCGTTCCCCGGAGTCCCCAGGAGGGGAGGGTACCAGCTCACCTCCTAAGTGGCAGATTGGCGAGCAGGAGTTTGAAGCCCTTATGCGGATGCTCGATAATCTGGTAAGATCATTGTTACCACCTGACAATAAAGCTTCTGTTCCAAAAGCAGCAATGTCGGTGTTTTTATAGCAAGTGAAATTGCTGTCTTCACGCAGTGTGTGAATGCCTTCCCCTCAAAAATCATGAAGAAGCACCAGGGCAATTGAACTCCTAAGCTAAGTCACAATAAAATAGGGAGGGTTGCTTGTGTTCCTTTATTGTTCGAAAGGAGTCACCTTTGTGGAGACAGGAGCAGAGAGCATGCCTGCTCAGAAGTGGACAGTTTGGCCCTGGAGCAGCAGTTAGCAGCGCCTGACCTCCCACAAGCAGGCCGGGTGGGGGGGGgtaaggggggtggggagctttAGCGTAGCAagatggagccccccccccccccccccccccccgcacgcCGTGTGCTGCCATAGCTGTGGCGGGTGCTGTCGATGGCAGCACGGGGGCCTATGGGGCTCGTGGGGCCCATTCTAGCCTAACAGGACTGTTGGACCAGGGCACAGGTGGAACGGGTGGCCTCAGGAGGCAGGAAGTCTAACTTCCTTAAAGATTTTGGAACAGAAAGAGTATCAGATTCAGTGTGTGCGAAGTGTCCTCGGGCTGGATTTGTTAAGTCAGGGCGGAATGAACAGAGAAAGCAGAATCTTCCATAACTCCTGAATTCACTGGCCCCGTAAAGATGGATTGCGTTAACTGACCAGCTGCTCTTGAGCCTGTAGCCACTAAAAGAACACAAGGAGTGCATGACCTAGCTAGGGAGATGGACACACAATGCTAGAGGCAGCTGAGCGTTTGGGATCTGAGTTCTGACAGGGCGTGATGAGGGCTGCAGAGGTGGAGACAGGGCACAGCCCAGGTCACGAGGAGCAAGAGGAGGAACAGAGCTCACTAAGGAGATAAAAGAAGCCGCTGGCATTaggtgggaggggcagtggtGGCTCAGGTGTCAGCACTGGGCGGCAGGTTACCCCAAGGGGCCTGACGAGGCAGAGAGTGCTGGGGTggcttcttctcttctcctggcaGGCACTCTAATGTCTCACTGCTCTGTGACCCTGAAGTCAGGCAGGGAACAGGAGAAAGGACTAAGAATGGAGAATGCCAGCCCACCACATGTTGTGTGCTCAGTGCCTTctcaaagagggagagaaaccagaaTTAGGCAATAACTCTAATTTGctagaggagggagaggaaggatgaAAGATGAATCGTTGAAGTGCTTGTTACAAGGGTGTGGTATTCGGTGTCCTTACTACACATGGTCGCACAGTCgttattgtcatttaaaaaaaattaatttaaaattttaaattcattttttaaaattaaattaattaacttatttatttattgacagagagatcacaaataggcagagagtcaagcagagagagagagagggggaagcaggttccctgctgagcagagagcctgatgcagggctcgatcccaggaccctgggatcatgacatgagctgaaggcagaggctttaacccactgagccacccatgcatcccgttattgtaattttttttttttaaagattttatttattcatcagagagagagagagagagagcacaggcagacagaatggcaggcaaaggcagagggagaagcaggctccccgccaagcaaggagcccgatgtgggactcgatcccaggacgccgggaccatgacctgagccgaaggcagctgcccaaccaactgagccacccaggcgtcccgcgttattgtaattttttaaaaaagattttatttatttgacagggagagcaagagcgtataagcaggggaaggggcactggaaagggagaagcaggagagggagaagcagactccccactgagtggggagcccaataatgcaggacttgatcccagaaccctgggattgtgacctgagccaaaggcagacacttaacctactgagcatcCCAAGTGTCCTGattattgtcatttaaaaaaaaatttatttgacagagacacagggagagagggaacacaagcagggggagtgggagagagagaaacaggcttcctcctgagagggaccctgggaccacaactcaagctgaagacagatgcttaatgactgagtcatccaggccgCTGCTAATAGTCCACATTTTAGTGTAGCATTTGATTAACCATGTATGTTTGCCCATAATTGAGCAGGGTACATGATAGTTGAAGATTCTCATACTTTAAGACCTATTTGAACATAGAGTTAGAAGAAATGCTAAATTGCTTCCCTGAAAAACCAAGATGTAATTCCAGCttgtcaaagaaggaaggaatccTTATGTTCAGCTGTAAGCCACTGCCCTACAGCAGGTCTGAGGCCTGAGGATTGCTTCTCATTTTAGGATTGTAGCATTTAAAGGGGAAGTATAAGAAACCGTACCCTCTGAGGATAAGGTTTTGTGATGTTCTAGTGGTTTATCTTGGAGTCATGGTGACTACTTAGGTGTCTTCCTGAGGAAGAAGACACTGCAGTTGTTAAGAACCGTGTTTTGCTGAAGGTGGCCTTTTCACCACCGAGTGGTTAGCACTCAGCGTCAGTGGCACGCTCAGCAGTGGAAATGCTGCGGGGTGGACACTTGGCTGTCTTCCTGAGGGCAGCAGTGGGGGAAACAAACAGCCACCGAGTGATGACTTCGTTTCGGGATTGTTACCACCGTTTTTTGAACGTAGTAAAGGAATGATTGGTAATGAAAGTGGTCTCCAAGGAAGAGGAGCACCCAAAGGGAGCAAATTCCTCCCCTTCCGTCTTACAGGACAGAATTGGGAGAAACATGAAGGATTCTAAAGCTCCTCGGCAGGCAGAGCACCAGCCGTGGCCCCTCTTGCATGACCAGCCTCTGATTCTCTGGTCACTCCCTGTTCCTTTGTGGTTGTGAATGACTTGGTCCAGACATGCAGCTGTGGGTCAGGAGCTGGCTGAACCAGATTCTTGGCTTAGGGTCTCACAAGGAAGGCTGTAGTCACCGTGTCAGCCAGGACTGGATGTTATCAGAAGGCTGGGTGGGGGAGAATCCACTTCTAGGCTCCTTGGGAGTGTGGGCAGGATTGATTTTCCTAACAGCTGTAAGAGTCCTGGCAGCTTGGTTTTCCAGAGTCAGTGATGGACAGAGAGACTCTCTCAGCATGGGTGCCAtacttggggtgcttgggtggtgtAGTCGGTTGAGCtcctaactcttggttttagctcagtgACATCACAATCTCGGGGTggtggaatcaagtcccatgtcagtctCTGCAGTTGGCATGGGGTCTACCTGaagttctctcttcctcttcctctgcccctcccactcaggCGCTctcttgtgtgcatgctctctctgaaataaatcaatcttaaaaacaacaacaacaaaaggatgGGTGCTACACTCGTAAGTAATGCATCCAATCACCTTTGCCAAATTCTGCTGATTAGAAGCCAGTTAGGTCCTGCCGAGCTCCAGGAGGGAGGAGCTgcagcaggcaggtggggggtggtgtgcTGTGGAATGGGGTCATCATGAAGTCTGTATGCCACAGCCACCAGGTGCTAAGCACTGGTTAGGAGTAAGATGTCACACTTGCCTTGGGGAGAGTGTCTTTATAACTCAACACACAGGCCAGTCCAGCATGCAGGCCCAGTGCTATGACAGTGTGTTCTTGAGGTGTGAACCTGCAGGGCCCCATCGTAATGCCCTTAGTGAGTGGTTATGAGGCAGAATGGAAGGTTCAACTTGAGCGTTGTTACATTCAAAAGTAAAGCAGTTTTGTCAGGAACCTTTGACCTTCCCCAAAGATTGTGACAGTATCTAAACTTTATCCTAAAAGGTAAACAAAAAGCTAAGTATTAATTAATACAGCCTGTACTCTAGCCAGCAGCAAGTAAGCCGTGTTTAAATATTGAATTTATTAACTGTCTGAAACCGAGCACACTGCCTAACCAGTTCTCAGGTCAGAACATAGCAGcaccggggtgcctggctggctcagtcactggagCATGGGACGCTTGACCTCagcgttgtgagttcaagccccgtgttgggtgtggagcctcctttaaaacaaataaaagaaaacaaaacaccccagcagcatctcaggaccctgtgtcCCTTTCAGGCACTTACCCATCCCAGGGGTGACCACTGCCACTGTGGTTTTacctctttttatcctttttatgaATGGAAGAATACAGTGTGTTTTTTCCCATTTGGTTCCTTTGACTCCACATCATTTTTGTGAGATTCCCTCTAATGTCGCCCCCGGTCCTGGAGTATTTGCTCAGGTTCCAGGTCCCTAGTTCATTGTGTGGACGTCCCTCAGTTGGCCTGCTCAGGTATTGCTCGCTCTTTCTGGTCTGGGGCTGTTAGGAGCAGTGCTGCTTTCAGAGTTCTGGTGTCAGTCCTGGTGTCTCTGCCAGCCAACAGCTAGGTGCCTGCGCGCCCAGCTTTTCTAGGGCTTTCCACACAGTCTTCTGAGGTGACAGTGTCAAGATCTGGAATGGTGACTGTCGTTCTGTCTCTTTGTGCCCTAGGGTTACAGAACTGGCTACCCTTACCGATACCCTGCTCTGAGAGAGAAATCTAAAAAACACAGCGATGTGGAGGCTCCTGCAAGTGTCACAGGTTACTCCTTCGCTGGTGACGGGGACCCGGGCACTTGCTCCCCTCTCAGACACAGTTTTCAGAAGCAGCAGCGGGAGAAGACAAGATGGCTGAGCTCTGGCCGGGGTGACGATGCTTCTGAGGAGGGGCAGAACGGAAGCAGCCCCAAGTCGAAGACTAAGGTGTGGACGAACGTTACACACGATCGCGTGAAACCCTTGCTGCAGTCTCTCTCGTCCGGTGTCTGCGTGCCAAGCTGTATTACCAACTGCTTGGTCTGTGCCTACCTTACTGTTCATAGTTAGATGACGTAGAGCAAGTGGGTAGCTGGGGCTTCGGAGGCTTTGGGAATCCAGTCCCCCGACCCGGACTGAAAGCAAACCTTCCTCATTAACCTTCCTTAGCCCAAACCAGAATCTGCTCTGTGCATCAGCTGTAATTCAACTAAATCTGTCTGCTTGAAACTGCTTAAGATCTGTCCTTCAGTAGCTCCACGCAGCAGAGATCCTGAGTAACTCACGCGTGTTAACCCACAAGTTGGAGCTGCCATTTAACTCAAATTGTATTGAAGGAGTCATAAAACTTCTTGTACAAAATGGTAGTTTGGTCTCAAGCTGTGATCGTGGTGTCTTAATCTCCAGTGATTTCACATAGTCTCTGCAATCTGTGCTTTCGAGTCTCCAGTGTTGTCTTAAGCAGTTTACTTTGTCTCACGGGCGTTTCCTCTGCTGACCTTGTCCTCTCTAGTTAGCCTTGTGCCCTGCTCGCTGTCCCAAAGCCTCCGAATGCTCTAAGCCAGCTGCCTTGTGCATGGACTGTTGCATGTGAGTAGACGGCCATAGTGGTGAGTCGTGTGACTCCTGCTGGGTGTGGCATGACCCAAGTGCAGCGCAGGCCACCTGCAGGCACCCGCGACAGACCCTGTCGGCGTGCTTTGTGCCAGGAGGGGCAAGCACGGCCCTGAAAGGTATTCGCTGGCCTGGTTCTCGCGCCCTGTGGGGACTGGTTTTCACTGCCCCCTCAGCCAGCCGCAGACAGTTGGGTGGCTCCCAGGCCACAGACTAGGGAGGCCCCCGGCATGGGGTCCTGTGAAGAGTCAGGGGCCGGGTGGACTCCTCCTCTCTGCATGCCACGTTCTGTAGGAGTCCAGGTGACGTTAGCTCAGCGGGCCTGGCAGGGCCTTCTGTTCCCCAAATAACAGTGTTTTTACTTTATAGATTTATTCCAAAGAACACAGCTCTGTCTTCCGCAGGTGGCTGTGGTGAGAGTCTCTGTGCTCCTGAGCGGACGGGTCATGTGGGCAGAGACTCCGCGCGCACGTGGCAGGGCTCAGCATTTGAGCCCGTCTCCTCTTTCCTCtatcctccctctctccctctccctcgttttttcttttcaagtttcttttgtttcgttttttttttttttttttttttgcttgttaaaGGGGGTGGGCCTAAAAACCACCTTTCCACTGCTGACAGAAATAGGCAGTGCCGAGTGGCTGTGGTGAGGTTTTCCAAAGTGCCCTTGTAGTGGCAGCTGTACATTTTATTTGCAATTGGCTTGAGAACACATGCACTCCCGTGAGGTCCTTGAGGCAGTGCACATGACACTGATGGGGAGACCTGGCTCAGCGGCAATGTGTGGGTCTTCCCTGCTCCGGGGTAGCTCAGGCTCCGACTGCTGCTCCCAGGTCGGTATGTGAACTCATGGTCACTGTTCTTAAGTTTCAGACGTGTTCAAGCTTCTGAGGTTATTGGGTTAATGTTTTTTACTAAAAGCTATGTTTACTAAAGAGCTGGAGTTGTTTTTATCTGAGAAGATAACCGTCAGTGAGTACCTTGCAGCTCACGCCCATCCCACACTCCCCTTCGCGGCGGCTAAGTCTTGCCACTTGTGTTGCTTTCTTGAAGCCTTATGGTTTCTGGCTCCCCGACTGCCTCCTGAAAGTACCCTGAAAGGCATAATACTGCCGGCCTTGTTTCACTGCTCAGTGCTCACCCATGCCTGCGAAtgagaatctgatgaaaaacCTCATATTTGATTGGCGATACCAAAACTGGCTGGTGAAAGCGTGGTTGACACTATGCACTGATGACCAAAGTGGCCTTCGAGCGAGAACTCAGGAAGCGCTTCCCGTTTGTTTGGGATATTTTTGTAACACTCTGAAGTATGAAGTTATAGAAAATACTCGACATCACCAAACTCTACCGCTGGTGGCCACGGTGCACATGGTCACATGGTGATTCACATGAGCTATGCCGGTTGTGCATTCTGATGCTGTAGTTTATTTCCGTGCCAAACTTTGGTGATGCCCACTCCTGCCTCACGATACGGCCCTTCCCTTCACCTGGGTGGCAACATCACATCGCTTTTCATGACCCTGCCATCTCATGCTTCCAGCAGCTTTGGCGTTGAGGACTCTCAGGGCAGTG of Mustela nigripes isolate SB6536 chromosome 1, MUSNIG.SB6536, whole genome shotgun sequence contains these proteins:
- the ADD1 gene encoding alpha-adducin isoform X7 — its product is MNGDSRAAVVTSPPPTTAPHKERYFDRVDENNPEYLRERNMAPDLRQDFNMMEQKKRVSMILQSPAFCEELESMIQEQFKKGKNPTGLLALQQIADFMTANVPNVYPAAPQAGMAALNMSLGMVTPVNDLRGSDSIAYDKGEKLLRCKLAAFYRLADLFGWSQLIYNHITTRVSSEQEHFLIVPFGLLYSEVTASSLVKVNIQGEIVDRGSTNLGVNQAGFVLHSAIYAARPDVKCVVHIHTPAGAAVSAMKCGLLPISPEALSLGEVAYHDYHGILVEEEEKVLIQKNLGPKSKVLILRNHGLVSVGGSVEEAFYYIHNLVVACEIQVRTLASAGGPDNLVLLDPGKYKAKSRSPESPGGEGTSSPPKWQIGEQEFEALMRMLDNLGYRTGYPYRYPALREKSKKHSDVEAPASVTGYSFAGDGDPGTCSPLRHSFQKQQREKTRWLSSGRGDDASEEGQNGSSPKSKTKVWTNVTHDRVKPLLQSLSSGVCVPSCITNCLWTKEDGHRTSTSAVPNLFVPLNTNPKEVQEMRNKIREQNLQDIKTAGPQSQVLCGVVMDRSLVQGELVTASKAIIEKEYQPHVIVSTTGPNPFNTLTDRELEEYRREVERKQKGPEENLDEAREEKEKSPPEAPAAPHTPPSTPVKLEEGGGCAKEYLLP